In Marinobacter sp. LQ44, the following are encoded in one genomic region:
- a CDS encoding DUF3185 family protein → MGSSKLIGVVLLVVGVALLYFGYQSSQAVGNQVTEALTGRFTDETMWYLIGGAAATAAGAFLTFVKK, encoded by the coding sequence ATGGGAAGCTCAAAATTGATCGGTGTCGTGTTGCTGGTGGTAGGCGTGGCCCTACTCTACTTTGGCTACCAGTCCAGCCAGGCTGTTGGCAATCAGGTAACCGAAGCCCTGACCGGTCGCTTCACGGATGAAACCATGTGGTATCTGATTGGTGGTGCAGCAGCAACCGCAGCGGGTGCGTTTCTGACGTTTGTGAAAAAATAG
- a CDS encoding hotdog fold domain-containing protein, producing the protein MMDVVNVYNRLSRLPMGKTLFSRAVCQTAPYFSSISPTVETLAPGRCVVTMKKRRKVTNHLKTVHAIAMCNMAELAGGLLTDASIPKGARWIPSGMTVKYLKKAKTDLIATADGSGIDWSQEGTVQVPVSVTDTSGVEVFHALIDMNVKLSAK; encoded by the coding sequence ATGATGGATGTCGTCAATGTGTACAACCGGCTTAGCCGTCTGCCAATGGGCAAAACCCTGTTCAGCCGCGCGGTTTGCCAGACCGCACCTTACTTTTCCAGCATCTCACCAACAGTGGAGACACTTGCCCCGGGCCGCTGCGTGGTCACCATGAAAAAACGCCGAAAGGTCACCAACCATCTGAAAACCGTTCATGCGATTGCCATGTGCAACATGGCGGAACTGGCCGGCGGATTGCTCACGGACGCCTCGATTCCCAAGGGGGCACGCTGGATTCCCTCTGGCATGACCGTCAAATATCTCAAGAAAGCCAAAACCGATCTGATAGCCACTGCCGATGGGTCTGGCATAGACTGGTCGCAGGAAGGCACCGTGCAAGTGCCGGTTTCTGTCACAGACACATCGGGCGTGGAGGTATTCCATGCACTGATTGACATGAACGTTAAACTTTCAGCTAAATAA